A window of the Mastacembelus armatus unplaced genomic scaffold, fMasArm1.2, whole genome shotgun sequence genome harbors these coding sequences:
- the LOC113129720 gene encoding uncharacterized protein LOC113129720, with the protein MQRYREAREPPPRVLYVARGCCSLMGQTRTAAMFHEWDNLVVRLDVLHFMRRFTRGVTTKSHQLYGQLMARLSYSIFEWNKDDLARLKKAKAKSGEGWDAKLSTREIARHCRRCTRGVPETERLIQELLDAFMDLRDDLGVPVIDRNRMEEIGSTQRRHLHCIQDPQGVELYTKTGEITKGGIRLPIYRCARGSTSLESFHLHLCQFIPGTTASPLHFQVYLLEGLARWNENRARAAVQGASRATTRCYSARLQHRFNELTQEYMGLTLVENYTKPREYTGELIGVEYLYSQMGVVLEQDVGQDPDAPDDGMMEEEEEWDATQEEAEGFDEPQDIQFFQHDLQLIQAPQPFIEHNYHQPATAALVFRNTERSKQRTKEYILDTIPGCSSPATTAQSLQPPRPLLKQPVKPKQPFHPKDPSGQAVSHFATAAFTADTTATSSSILKPGTTISTAASTFAGGFTSAAASTFAGASTSAAASTFTGTSTSTAASTFAGASTSTAASTFTGTSTSTAASTFAGASTSAAASTFTGTSTSTAASTFAGASTSAAASTFTGTSTSTAASTFAGASTSAAASTFAGASTAAAASTFAGASTSTAASTFAGASTSAAASTFAGASTSAAASTFAGASTAAAASTFTGGFTSAAASTFTGTSTSTAASTFIGASTSNAASTFTGASTSAAASTSAAASSSHSSSDLHPVPPTTAWQRKLREDQQRRAQEMGALFKTPRKNFEHYLCRRCGQPKTKQYGHSRYRGEHFCAKAEGRSVEDWLEEKRRQNQLTSSPPVTLPVILRWTPAYQP; encoded by the exons ATGCAGCGGTACCGTGAAGCCCGAGAGCCTCCTCCACGTGTGCTTTATGTGGCCCGTGGCTGCTGTTCCCTCATGGGACAAACAAGGACAGCGGCTATGTTCCACGAGTGGGACAATCTAGTGGTCAGGCTGGATGTGTTGCACTTCATGCGGCGCTTCACTCGAGGTGTCACAACAAAGAGCCACCAGCTCTACGGCCAGTTAATGGCGCGGCTGTCCTACTCCATCTTTGAGTGGAACAAAGATGACCTCGCCCGCCTGAAGAAGGCCAAGGCCAAATCAGGAGAGGGATGGGATGCAAAGTTGTCCACCAGAGAGATTGCCCGTCACTGCCGCCGCTGCACACGGGGTGTGCCGGAAACGGAGCGACTCATCCAGGAGCTCCTGGATGCCTTCATGGATTTGAGGGACGACTTGGGTGTGCCAGTCATCGATCGCAACCGGATGGAGGAGATAGGGAGCACACAGCGCCGTCATCTCCACTGCATTCAGGACCCACAGGGAGTTGAGCTCTACACAAAGACGGGGGAGATAACTAAGGGTGGAATCAGGCTTCCCATCTATCGGTGTGCCAGAGGCTCCACTTCCCTGGAGTCCTTCCACCTTCACCTGTGCCAGTTTATCCCGG GTACTACAGCCAGTCCCCTCCATTTCCAGGTGTACCTGCTAGAGGGTTTGGCCAGGTGGAATGAGAACCGTGCCCGCGCCGCAGTGCAGGGTGCCTCACGGGCAACGACGCGCTGCTACAGTGCCCGGCTGCAGCACAGATTCAATGAGCTCACCCAGGAGTACATGGGTCTGACGCTGGTTGAAAACTACACCAAGCCCAGAGAGTACACAG GGGAACTGATAGGAGTAGAATACCTATACTCCCAGATGGGGGTTGTGCTGGAGCAGGATGTGGGCCAGGATCCTGACGCTCCTGACGATGGGATGatggaagaagaagaggaatgGGATGCCACCCAGGAGGAAGCTGAGGGGTTTGATGAGCCTCAGGACATACAGTTCTTTCAGCATGACCTACAGCTCATCCAGGCACCTCAGCCCTTCATAGAACACAACTACCACCAGCCTGCCACTGCTGCTTTGGTCTTCCG GAATACAGAAAGAAGTAAACAGAGGACCAAGGAGTACATATTGGACACCATTCCAGGGTGCAGCAGCCCTGCAACAACTGCGCAGAGCCTACAACCACCCAGGCCTCTGCTAAAACAGCCTGTGAAGCCTAAACAACCCTTCCACCCCAAAGATCCCTCTGGTCAGGCAGTCTCCCATTTTGCCACTGCAGCCTTCACTGCAGATACCACCGCCACCAGCAGCAGTATTTTGAAACCTGGCACCACTATCTCCACTGCTGCCTCCACCTTCGCTGGTGGTTTTACCTCCGCTGCTGCCTCCACCTTTGCTGGGGCTTCTACCTCCGCTGCTGCCTCCACCTTCACTGGGACTTCTACCTCCACTGCTGCCTCCACCTTTGCTGGGGCTTCTACCTCCACTGCTGCCTCCACCTTCACTGGGACTTCTACCTCCACTGCTGCCTCCACCTTTGCTGGGGCTTCTACCTCCGCTGCTGCCTCCACCTTCACTGGGACTTCTACCTCCACTGCTGCCTCCACCTTTGCTGGGGCTTCTACCTCCGCTGCTGCCTCCACCTTCACTGGGACTTCTACCTCCACTGCTGCCTCCACCTTTGCTGGTGCTTCTACCTCCGCTGCTGCCTCCACCTTTGCTGGGGCTTCTACCGCCGCTGCTGCCTCCACCTTTGCTGGGGCTTCTACCTCCACTGCTGCCTCCACCTTTGCTGGGGCTTCTACCTCCGCTGCTGCCTCCACCTTTGCTGGGGCTTCTACCTCCGCTGCTGCCTCCACCTTTGCTGGGGCTTCTACCGCCGCTGCTGCCTCCACCTTCACTGGTGGTTTTACCTCCGCTGCTGCCTCCACCTTCACTGGGACTTCTACCTCCACTGCTGCCTCCACCTTCATTGGTGCTTCTACCTCCAATGCTGCCTCCACCTTCACTGGGGCTTCTACCTCCGCAGCTGCCTCCACCTCTGCTGCGGCCTCTTCTTCTCATTCTTCCTCCGATCTTCATCCTGTGCCTCCCACCACAGCCTGGCAGAGGAAGCTGAGAGAGGATCAGCAGCGTCGAGCGCAGGAGATGGGTGCCCTCTTTAAAACACCCAGGAAGAATTTCGAACATTACCTCTGCCGGCGCTGTGGCCAGCCAAAGACCAAACAATATGGTCACAGTCGCTACAGAGGAGAGCACTTCTGCGCAAAGGCTGAGGGTCGCTCTGTAGAGGACTGgctggaggagaagaggaggcagaaTCA ATTAACGTCCAGCCCACCTGTCACCCTCCCTGTCATCCTGAGATGGACGCCAGCCTATCAGCCTTAA